The proteins below are encoded in one region of Planctopirus limnophila DSM 3776:
- a CDS encoding major capsid protein: MPTGMITLLDIAKKNGSDRTVGLIEETVVATPELQLGAARTIKGISYPVLVRNEVPRGGFRSANEGTDRLKNNYVNKTFEAMIFNPQWAMDKAVAMADEDGPAAAMAREAQGIMLGAMIHLAMQFYYGVNNDAKGFPGLVAQYDLTGMTLDAEGAGGRSVWAVKFGPQHVQWLWAQDGTGLVVTPEREQTLYDANGKPYTGICQEINTRVGLQLGSRHSAARIANLDGTAGHTLNDDLMFDLLAKFPADVRPDMFLMNTNSLNELRKSRTATNNTGTPAPIPTEVGNVPIMLTEALKNNEPAVT, translated from the coding sequence ATGCCCACGGGAATGATCACTCTCTTGGATATCGCCAAGAAAAACGGCTCTGACCGCACAGTCGGGCTGATTGAAGAAACCGTTGTTGCCACTCCGGAGCTGCAACTGGGAGCGGCCCGCACCATCAAAGGGATCAGCTACCCTGTGCTGGTGCGAAACGAAGTCCCCAGAGGTGGCTTCCGCAGTGCCAACGAAGGTACGGATCGATTGAAAAACAATTACGTCAACAAGACGTTTGAAGCGATGATTTTCAACCCGCAGTGGGCCATGGACAAAGCGGTCGCCATGGCCGATGAAGACGGCCCGGCAGCGGCCATGGCTCGCGAGGCTCAGGGGATCATGTTGGGAGCCATGATCCATCTGGCCATGCAGTTTTATTATGGCGTCAACAACGATGCCAAAGGCTTTCCAGGCCTCGTTGCTCAATACGATCTCACCGGCATGACACTGGACGCCGAAGGAGCTGGTGGCCGTTCCGTCTGGGCGGTGAAGTTCGGCCCGCAGCATGTCCAGTGGCTCTGGGCTCAGGATGGAACGGGCCTGGTCGTGACTCCCGAACGAGAGCAGACGCTCTACGATGCCAATGGCAAGCCCTACACGGGAATCTGTCAGGAAATCAACACCCGTGTGGGTCTCCAGCTTGGTTCTCGCCACAGTGCGGCCCGAATTGCGAACCTCGATGGAACAGCGGGTCACACGCTGAACGATGACCTGATGTTCGATCTGCTGGCCAAGTTCCCTGCCGATGTCCGGCCCGACATGTTCCTGATGAACACGAATTCGCTGAACGAACTCCGCAAGAGCCGCACAGCGACCAACAACACCGGTACTCCCGCACCCATCCCCACCGAAGTGGGCAACGTCCCGATCATGTTGACGGAAGCGCTCAAGAACAATGAGCCAGCGGTGACCTAA
- a CDS encoding phage portal protein — MPIGAYLPPFVRRAGLAFAKSLEGAFAYDAVKNNGRRRPADGIVRSADAELNAEDRRRLLSDSRTIEQNFSVVGWMVRKHLDYTTTFSFDAKSGDDYTDQWLEDFVAEWSQPENFDAAHRMDMDGFLRVAEGRRCIDGDCGMLKLETGQLQAIEGDRIRTPYNGLPNDVPKDQVIHGVQTDVNQAGRALAYAVCRRAKTTDYGQIGLDFQFERMVPVRDMLLYASFERFDQTRGISPLAAGLNPLKDLYEGFDYTLGKIKLAQLFGLVLFRGDPASLTQETYDEENAQDYSKINLNSQRILDLDVGDRAEFLESRTPAADTAAFFQQMLALTLKTFDIPYSFYNESFSTYSGSRQALLMYEQSAHNSRKLPIRTRNHLLKWRLAVALLNNQIPSRVKIELMRWSWIHAGLPWIDPLKEITADLAAVRGRLASRTQICRLRGTDFYQIVDELAREEDYMRKKSVSVSEIDDKTLSELAQAAEPSQPPNGEGEDNA; from the coding sequence TTGCCCATCGGTGCCTATCTGCCGCCGTTTGTCCGCCGAGCTGGTCTGGCCTTTGCCAAATCACTCGAAGGGGCATTCGCGTATGACGCGGTCAAGAACAATGGCCGCCGCCGTCCGGCTGATGGAATTGTCCGCAGTGCCGATGCGGAACTGAACGCTGAAGACCGCCGCCGGTTGCTCTCTGACAGCCGCACGATCGAGCAGAATTTCAGTGTTGTGGGGTGGATGGTGCGCAAGCATCTCGACTACACGACCACCTTCTCGTTCGATGCCAAGTCCGGCGACGATTACACGGATCAGTGGCTCGAAGACTTTGTGGCCGAATGGAGCCAGCCCGAAAACTTCGACGCCGCGCACCGCATGGATATGGACGGCTTTTTGCGAGTCGCCGAGGGCCGCCGGTGTATCGATGGCGATTGCGGGATGCTGAAGCTGGAGACTGGCCAGTTGCAGGCCATCGAAGGGGATCGCATCAGAACGCCTTACAACGGGCTCCCCAACGATGTGCCCAAGGATCAAGTGATCCATGGCGTGCAGACTGATGTCAACCAGGCGGGCCGAGCTCTGGCGTATGCCGTCTGCCGCCGGGCGAAGACCACCGATTACGGCCAGATCGGTCTCGATTTCCAGTTTGAACGCATGGTGCCCGTGCGGGACATGCTGCTGTATGCCAGCTTCGAGCGATTCGACCAGACGCGCGGCATCAGCCCACTGGCGGCTGGCCTCAATCCGCTCAAAGACCTCTACGAAGGATTTGATTACACCCTGGGCAAGATCAAGCTGGCCCAGCTCTTTGGCCTGGTGCTCTTTCGTGGTGATCCTGCCAGCTTAACGCAGGAGACCTACGACGAAGAAAACGCCCAGGACTACAGCAAGATCAACCTCAACAGTCAGAGGATTCTTGACCTTGATGTGGGCGACCGGGCCGAGTTTCTCGAAAGCCGCACCCCTGCCGCCGATACGGCCGCCTTCTTCCAGCAGATGCTGGCCTTGACCCTGAAGACGTTCGACATCCCCTACTCGTTTTACAACGAGAGCTTCAGCACTTATTCCGGCAGCCGTCAGGCACTGCTGATGTATGAGCAATCGGCCCATAACAGCCGCAAGCTCCCCATTCGCACGCGCAACCATCTCCTCAAGTGGCGGCTGGCTGTCGCTCTGCTGAACAACCAGATTCCGAGCCGCGTCAAGATCGAGCTGATGCGCTGGAGCTGGATACATGCGGGCCTCCCGTGGATTGATCCACTCAAAGAAATCACAGCCGATCTGGCGGCTGTTCGCGGGCGGCTGGCCTCCCGCACTCAGATTTGCCGACTTCGCGGAACGGACTTCTACCAGATCGTCGATGAGCTGGCCCGCGAAGAAGACTACATGCGCAAGAAGAGCGTCTCGGTCTCCGAGATTGACGACAAGACGCTCTCCGAGCTGGCCCAAGCTGCCGAGCCATCACAGCCCCCAAATGGAGAGGGAGAGGACAATGCCTAG